From Xanthomonas citri pv. mangiferaeindicae:
AGGCGCATACCGACGGCCTGACCGGCCTGCTCAACCGGCGCAGCTGGGACTCGCGCTTGCAGGCGCTGCTGAGTGCGACGCCCGGCCCGCTGACGGTGATGTTCCTGGATCTGGATCACTTCAAGCGCATCAACGATGCGCTGGGCCATTCGGCCGGCGACCGCTGCCTGCGCGAAGTCGCGCGCGCGTTGCGGCTCGAACTCGACCCGGCCTGGCCGGTCGCACGCTACGGCGGCGAGGAATTCGTCGTCGCCCTGCCCGACACCGACTCGGCGACCGCGGTGCGGGTGGCCGAGCGCATTCGCACGCGCTTTCGTACCGCATTGGCCGACTTCGACGCATTGCGCCCGACAGTCAGCATCGGCGTGGCCACCCATCAGGCTGGCGAGGATGCCGACACCCTGCTGCGACGGGCCGACCACGCGCTGTACGAGGCCAAGCAGGCCGGCCGCGACCGCGTGCAGCTGGCGCGTTGAGCGCGGCGTGCGGGCGCTACCGCACCATGCCGCCGTCCCGCTCGACCAGCTTGGCCAGCGGGTGCGCCGCCACGCAGGCGCGCACCGCGGCCTGCAGCGCCGGCAGACCGGCGAACAGCGACGGCTCGGCGAACGCACGGCGCACCGCGACCTCGAGACCATCGAGATCGCGCAGCCACAGCGCAGCGCCGGCGTGCTGCAAGCGCGCGGCATGGTCAAACTGGTCGTAGTCCTGCGGGCAGACGATCGCTGGGCGCGCGTCGGCCAGGCAGCGATAGAGGATGCCGGCGCCGCCGTGATGCACGACGAGGTCGTAACGTCCGACCCAGCGCGCATAGTCGACGTGGGCGAGCCGCTGGTAGTTGCCGCTGCGTTCGTGATGGCCGGCCGCGACATCGCCGTCGGTGAAATGGAATTCCAGCTCGGGCATCGCCGCGGCCAGCGCGCGCAACCGCGCATCGAACGCATCCTTGGCCCAGCGCAGATGCGTGCCGAGGGTCACCAGCACATACCGGCGGCCGGCGACGAACACCGGCGCCGCACGCGGCGGCAGCCACGGCGTGTCGCGGCCACTGGCCGGCAACCGCGGCCCGACGAAGCGCAACGCCGCCGGCCAGGTACACGGGAACTCAAGCGCCGCGATGCCGAGCGCCAGAATCCGCTCGGGCGAGTAGACCGCTTCGCTGCCATCGCTGCGATACAGCTGCGGCAGACCGAGCGCGCGCATGCGCCTGCGGTGCAGCCGGTGCACGCCGCGCTTGAAGCCACGCACCGCC
This genomic window contains:
- a CDS encoding glycosyl transferase, whose protein sequence is MRIDLIAPPYSGHLHPILAIACELAPRHAVRVLSTPSAMAQVARAGLVGVPLLNADAERVLDAISDPRHAVRNHPLRMHRQLRDALGVMERFAHALHAAYAQAPPDLLIADFTVPVAGTVAQALGIRWWTSLPSPCVVETPDGPPAYMGGLLPATQAGARLRQALARRAVRGFKRGVHRLHRRRMRALGLPQLYRSDGSEAVYSPERILALGIAALEFPCTWPAALRFVGPRLPASGRDTPWLPPRAAPVFVAGRRYVLVTLGTHLRWAKDAFDARLRALAAAMPELEFHFTDGDVAAGHHERSGNYQRLAHVDYARWVGRYDLVVHHGGAGILYRCLADARPAIVCPQDYDQFDHAARLQHAGAALWLRDLDGLEVAVRRAFAEPSLFAGLPALQAAVRACVAAHPLAKLVERDGGMVR